One Silene latifolia isolate original U9 population chromosome 4, ASM4854445v1, whole genome shotgun sequence DNA segment encodes these proteins:
- the LOC141652909 gene encoding transcription factor GTE1 — translation MGDIGLEEYQLRVNQVLSQVDKIEQRVIEIDQFYVNNSKKLANTPRGGSASKEKDKDKERLVANGKKQDVTSKETIATKRMQELIRQFGTILNQISKHKFAWPFMDPVDVKGLGLNDYYEIIEKPMDFGTIKKKMDAKDGSGYKHVREIYSDVRLVFKNAMKYNDETNKFHVMAKTLLEKFEDKWRQFLPKVIEEERRYDDEEVEVQLNVQLAQEAAYAKMARDISNELFEADMHLEELRETLVQRCRKMSTEEKRQLGTALTRLSTDDLSRALEIVAQSNPGFIVNAEEVDLDIDAQSESTLWRLKFFVKDALQAQGKPLASTAADNNNNNEKCENNNNNVNNNSKRKREICDALAKTTKKKAKKLGS, via the exons ATGGGTGATATTGGTTTGGAAGAATACCAGCTTCGAGTTAATCAAGTTTTATCTCAAGTCGATAAG ATAGAGCAGAGAGTTATTGAGATTGATCAATTCTACGTCAACAACAGTAAAAAGCTAGCAAATACTCCTAGAGGCGGATCTGCGTCTAAGgagaaagataaggataaggaaagACTTGTTGCTAACGGAAAAAAGCAAGATGTAACTAGTAAAGAAACTATTGCGACTAAAAGAATGCAAGAGCTAATACGCCAGTTTGGAACAATATTAAATCAG ATCAGTAAGCACAAGTTTGCATGGCCCTTTATGGACCCTGTTGATGTTAAAGGGCTTGGCTTAAATGATTATTATGAG ATTATTGAAAAGCCTATGGACTTCGGCACGATAAAGAAAAAAATGGATGCTAAGGATGGTAGTGGATATAAACATGTTCGTGAGATTTATAGTGATGTAAGGTTGGTTTTCAAAAATGCTatgaaatacaatgatgaaaCGAATAAATTTCATGTCATGGCGAAAACCTTGTTGGAAAAATTCGAAGACAAATGGAGACAATTTTTGCCTAAAGTTATAGAAGAG GAGAGAAGGTACGACGATGAGGAAGTTGAGGTACAGCTGAATGTACAATTAGCTCAGGAGGCCGCTTATGCAAAAATGGCAAGAGATATAAGTAACGAG CTTTTTGAAGCCGACATGCATCTGGAAGAGCTCAGAGAAACTTTGGTTCAAAGGTGCAG GAAAATGTCTACAGAAGAGAAAAGACAGCTCGGTACAGCTCTAACACGGCTGTCTACTGATGACCTGAGTAGAGCTCTAGAGATTGTTGCTCAGAGTAATCCTGGGTTCATAGTGAATGCTGAAGAGGTCGACCTTGACATTGATGCGCAG AGTGAATCTACACTGTGGAGGTTAAAATTCTTTGTGAAAGATGCGCTACAAGCGCAAGGCAAGCCTTTAGCAAGCACTGCtgccgacaacaacaacaataacgagAAGTGcgagaacaacaataacaatgtcaataataactcaaaacgaaAGAGGGAGATATGTGATGCCCTTGCCAAGACCACCAAGAAGAAGGCCAAAAAACTTGGATCGTAA